The following proteins are co-located in the Desulfoscipio sp. XC116 genome:
- a CDS encoding GyrI-like domain-containing protein — translation MDMQDLDLEIGFPVNGVLPGKDRIKPGEIPAGKQVSCIHKGPYNQVESAYNALTQWIKENGYTPTWTAYEFYLNSPCETSENELLTRITMPVK, via the coding sequence ATGGACATGCAGGACCTGGACTTGGAAATAGGATTTCCCGTTAATGGGGTTTTGCCGGGTAAAGATAGGATAAAGCCCGGTGAAATCCCGGCGGGTAAACAGGTGTCCTGCATCCATAAAGGCCCGTACAACCAGGTTGAGTCTGCCTACAACGCTCTTACACAGTGGATAAAGGAAAACGGTTACACCCCGACCTGGACAGCGTATGAATTTTATCTGAATAGCCCCTGTGAAACATCGGAAAATGAACTTTTAACCCGGATTACCATGCCTGTTAAGTAA